In Vibrio stylophorae, the genomic stretch CGCTTCAGACACTGGCAAACCAGCACCGATTGCTGCCGCCATTGGCTCATCGATCAAATACACTTCACGCGCACCAGCGCCTTGCGCTGATTCACGGATAGCACGACGCTCAACCTGAGTTGAACCACAAGGTACTGCCACAAGCACGCGTGGGCTTGGACGAAGTACACTGTTGTCATGCACTTGTTTAATAAAGTGCTGCAGCATTTTTTCAGTCACGTAGAAGTCGGCAATTACGCCATCCTTCATCGGTCGAATCGCAGCGATATTGCCCGGAGTACGGCCCAACATCTGTTTGGCTTCATGACCCACAGCCGCAACGCTTTTAGGCGCACCGGCACGGTCCTGACGAATAGCAACTACTGATGGCTCATCGAGAACGATGCCCTGTCCTTTCACATAAATCAGCGTATTGGCGGTACCCAAGTCGATAGAGAGATCGTTTGAGAACATGCCGCGAAGTTTTTTAAACATAATTTAGGGCTAATCCTGCAAGCATGGTGATTTGTTAAATTCGGCTAAATGTATCAATGGAACTAAACCGCAGCAAGAAAGGATGTGTCAAACCTGCGTTAGATCAGAGTTTTTCTAATCCAATTCACGGATTACTCTGTATCAAGTCAGTTTCACCACGATAAATCACGCGATCGTTACCACGATATGTACCGAATGTCACAAGGGTAAAGGGATCTTCATCCCCCTCATTGCGCCAATTGTAACGCAACCAAGCCTGAGGGGAAGGAATTAAACCAACACAATCGCGTGCAACATTTATTCCAGCTGGCGGGTTTTGTGCTAAACGCAACCAAAATTGTACTTGCTCACGATACAGCGGATCACTCGCTGTGCGATTGGCATCGGCATATAAAACATTGGAAGCACCTGAATTTACAGTACCTTTCCCGTTTAAACTAGAGCGAGACGAACCTGTTCCACGAGACCAAAGCACCGCTTTACAATAATTGGATCCATCCACTTCACTGCTTTGATCATCACGATTTAAAGTAAAATATTTACCATTCCAGTACTCCACACGCGTCGGGATCGTCAATTGACCGGCATCATAGGTGCCACCAACGGAATCTAATACCATTCGACCATAGCGCTGCGTACTACCTTTTAAGTCCTCACCGGGCATGCCCATGACTTGCGTTGCAAAGTCCACACCATCGGGTTTCGTTTTGGCGTAAACCGCCATCATCAAGGAATCAAATGGTCCATCTGGCGTCGTGGTTCTTGGTGATGCCTGAATCACCTTGCGATCAAAATACACACCCAATGCCTGTGCTTGACCTAGTCCATTGCGAAGCATCAACTCACTTTCACCGCGATCCCCTGTACCGCGCCAATCACTCAATTGATAACCACCCAATGGTTGGCCATCCATTAAATAGGTGCGTGAGGTTTGCCATTGCGGCGTTGCACTTGCATTTGAACCATCTTTGCCGTAACTGGCCAAGCCCACCGTTGCCCTTAACGCTGGCGAGAAATTGTCGTAGTTTTTCAGTGCGCCACCTTGCTGGTTATAGGCATAGACGGTATAGCCCAGCGCAAAAGGCTGCATCATATAGGTAAAGGCACCACTGCCTTCACGCAAATCTGAATCATTGACCCCTAAGTGATGGGGATAAAAGCGGCCAAGCGCGCGATCACCGTTATTGATCCGCATGCCTAAATACTGCTGGTTACTGGCACTCATATCCATGTAAGCAAAACTGCGCAGCGCAATCGTACCTACTTCACTCCAAGTCAAATCAGAGAAACTCAAATAACCATATGCGCCTGCAGGCTGATTGCTCTTAGGTGCTGGCGCACTAAAATCGCCAGCGTCACCATTGGATGGTGATAACACCCCCATCCAATGAATACCATTGGTCGCCGGCATCGATGAAGAAAAATAGTTGGCGGTCACAGGTCGCTGACAGAAATTCTCAGTTCGCACCGAACGAATCGCGCTGTTGTTTTCATCTAGCGTTGAGGTGCCATCACTACTTTGCCACACCACTGGTTTTAAACTCAGGCTAAACGGCGTACCTGCAGCAATAAAACCAGGTCCACCTTTTGCGTCACCCGAGCCCCACAGTTGACCTTGGCTGTTTTTGGGCTCTTCACCATTTTGATCACAAATCGCAAGGGTATATGGACGACTATGAAGCGTCGTTGTACCACTCAATACCTGCGGCATGGTGCGTGCACCCATTTTACTGCGATAGAGCGCACGAGTCGCTCGAGGTAAGCAAGATTGCCCTTGCCCGGTTTGATAACAATAAGGATCGCTAACCAGTGCTTGGGTGACCCCCGCATCTAAATAACGCAATTCAATTTGCGCCTGATCATTCACAAAGTTGACCTGTTTGCGTGTCGAACCATCGGCAAAAGTAATCGCCTTTTGGCCTGTCGATGGATACTGATAATGCGTATTCAACGTGAGTGTTTTTTGTCCTTGATAGCCAATATGTTGGCTCGCTCTGGTTGCTGTTGCACAAGCGCGCGCCGTGACCGTGACAAGCTCAGGCTTGCCCGCCACCATTTTCACAGGATTCGGCGTTAGCTCAAAAACCGCAGGCAAAAAGTCATATTGGCCTTTCACCGGATATTCCGGCATCAAGGCTTCATTGATTAAGCTGTCATCGGCTAGTTTCACCGAAATAGCGGCTTGCTGAATAACCTCACTTTGCAAGTACAAAGTCAGTGATGGCGGACGCTGAAGGTAATCTTCGCCGGATTCTAGAGGATCTTGTACTTTGGCTTTTATCGAGAGTGTGTTTTGCCCCGGAGCCAAAGCGCTGCCGCCGACTGCGGCTGCAAACCAATGAGCTTGAGCTGGTACACTCACCTCAATGCTCTCTTCAGCTTCAGCGCCCTGTAGCGGCGCATCAGCAAAGAGGTAAAAATCGACACGTTGGCGCTCACACAATAGGCCTTGGCTACGCTGCGGATGCACTTTGAGCACATAGGTTTTGGCATCAAAGCACTTACTGTTCCCTTCGATTCGGCTGTTATTGAACATATTTAACTGGCAAGCCGTCACCGAGCCAACCACATGCGCGTTGTTTGACATCTCCACGGGGCCCTCAGCATATACACGCCCCGAAAATTCACCACGGGTATCAATTTTCAAATTGTAATGAACATTACTGGGATCGGTTGGCACTGGACAGCCCCCAGCGTAATAGCCAAAGACCGTCAGCTGATCTGGGGTGTTGGCAGTCACCACGTTGCCACCCAAAGCACTGTAGCGATGCGGCCCCTCATTACGAGGAGAATTTAAATGAAAAGTCACATCCCCCAAAATGGTCACAGTTGCGCCTTGCGTAATATTCACACCTTCATCAAACCAAAAGTCGCCACTTTCAAAAGTCACGTGATCGCCGTAGGAAAGCCCCATGGATGTTTTAAATGCTGAGTTAGCGCCCTTATATCGAAAATAGTGGCAGCCTTGAAAATACTGGCCATCAAAGCTTTCATGTGGACCATGATCAGGTTTGAGCCATATCCCGTGAAGGACATCATGCACTTGACAGTTACTCGGGATATTCGCTGGCCACTCCAGCGCTTTTTTCTGTGCTGGACGCCCGTCGATACTACAGGTAACCAGTTTCCCATCACGGTCATAACACTTGGTGTCTCGCTCAAAGGTCGCGCGGTCAAATCCTAGCTCACCATGAGCTCGACCTTGGTGCAGAACACGATTAAAGCCTGAGATTTTGGCATTGCCGCTCAGTAATACCTGATTATTGGGTTGATAGTTAAATTGCCCTGAATTGTTCGATGATTCTTGCCAAGTTTGAGCGGGTCCAGGGAACAATTCGCAG encodes the following:
- a CDS encoding polymer-forming cytoskeletal protein; translation: MANATSWIEFGRWDPSQGDLVLQNQYKQTPIVFLMTPNRYSSEQEPRGKLFVRQVYLSRSGDWKVDFDYAVVRRTYGGRIGYTVDHNQNLGKSFDYIAVLPGTHQLGDLTVVATTIETDRAILQGDRDKKVKWNRVNFGSSIRNAVVISQIQTQNNYEEELEDREPSTAWLTTAQNNVTDRSVNVLLERSGAYWQSDSRELDEDEVIGILAVTGNQTYDDGTYLYRATNGISTANTLRTNYPVEEACGVAIGYSSSLHPIYGDIDPSSAPILVGSAQSRKGTDGGWLKRCLLQPSDIPRAPWEVSFFYDEFKNRGDNSREHTSEAVGYFMRAKKPAPITVDHCELFPGPAQTWQESSNNSGQFNYQPNNQVLLSGNAKISGFNRVLHQGRAHGELGFDRATFERDTKCYDRDGKLVTCSIDGRPAQKKALEWPANIPSNCQVHDVLHGIWLKPDHGPHESFDGQYFQGCHYFRYKGANSAFKTSMGLSYGDHVTFESGDFWFDEGVNITQGATVTILGDVTFHLNSPRNEGPHRYSALGGNVVTANTPDQLTVFGYYAGGCPVPTDPSNVHYNLKIDTRGEFSGRVYAEGPVEMSNNAHVVGSVTACQLNMFNNSRIEGNSKCFDAKTYVLKVHPQRSQGLLCERQRVDFYLFADAPLQGAEAEESIEVSVPAQAHWFAAAVGGSALAPGQNTLSIKAKVQDPLESGEDYLQRPPSLTLYLQSEVIQQAAISVKLADDSLINEALMPEYPVKGQYDFLPAVFELTPNPVKMVAGKPELVTVTARACATATRASQHIGYQGQKTLTLNTHYQYPSTGQKAITFADGSTRKQVNFVNDQAQIELRYLDAGVTQALVSDPYCYQTGQGQSCLPRATRALYRSKMGARTMPQVLSGTTTLHSRPYTLAICDQNGEEPKNSQGQLWGSGDAKGGPGFIAAGTPFSLSLKPVVWQSSDGTSTLDENNSAIRSVRTENFCQRPVTANYFSSSMPATNGIHWMGVLSPSNGDAGDFSAPAPKSNQPAGAYGYLSFSDLTWSEVGTIALRSFAYMDMSASNQQYLGMRINNGDRALGRFYPHHLGVNDSDLREGSGAFTYMMQPFALGYTVYAYNQQGGALKNYDNFSPALRATVGLASYGKDGSNASATPQWQTSRTYLMDGQPLGGYQLSDWRGTGDRGESELMLRNGLGQAQALGVYFDRKVIQASPRTTTPDGPFDSLMMAVYAKTKPDGVDFATQVMGMPGEDLKGSTQRYGRMVLDSVGGTYDAGQLTIPTRVEYWNGKYFTLNRDDQSSEVDGSNYCKAVLWSRGTGSSRSSLNGKGTVNSGASNVLYADANRTASDPLYREQVQFWLRLAQNPPAGINVARDCVGLIPSPQAWLRYNWRNEGDEDPFTLVTFGTYRGNDRVIYRGETDLIQSNP